CATGAAAATCAAGATGGACTCCAAACGTGTTCCCTGACCACAACACCCTAATGCTCTCCCTACTGCCTTTGGGAAAAGAGAAAGCGCTGAGCAGATGGGGCCAAAAGagctttaaaacaacattttctgttcagtcttttcattattttctatCTGTGGACTTGTGGGGAAGCCCTTTAGATTTTGTGGCCTCTCAACGGTGCTTACTGGTAGCAGTTGTTGTGAAACTTGTTGTAGCTCGCAAAGGCAAGGAGCACCCCAAAGCCAGGACCAAGGGAGAAGAAGATCTGAGCAGCAGCGTCCACCCATACCTAGAACAGCACAGTAACAAGAGACAGTTTTTGCAAGGATGTAAAAGAGACACAAGTTATTGCTGCAGAAAGTTATGCTACAGTTTTGGGTAAGGACGGCTAACTAGTTCTCTTGCCAGCTTCCTCCTACAGCAAGTGCTAAAGGCTTGGAAAATGAAGactggcaaagggttggactacaTGACCCTCGGGAtctttccaactatgattctgctTGTCACTGGAAGAGAGGCGGTTATTAGGTACAGGCATATGATTCATTGTGAAGATGATGTGGACACGTTCTTACTCTTTCTTGGTTCGATGTGTATTGGAAAATTGCTAGAAATTGCATTCCTGGGATGTGGAATTTAACTATGGGCTTTTCCTGTTGCAAAAAGACTTCCACTTCAAGGTTGGAAAGATAAATATTCACCACTCCCCTGTTCAatattcaaaagatttcaccgcTTTGGTTAGGCATGAATGAATATTTTATGGATGTCATTTTCAAGGAAGTGTATATTCTTGAGGCAATTCAAAGGTTGCTACCTTTCCACATACGGGAAATCCTCTTAATGCTCTGTTCACAGTTTTCTGCACATTTGGAACATAAAAAAGGATCGTTCCCAATCAGCTTCTTAGTGCTCATTATCATGTCTTCTAATGAGGTGTCCAAAGTATAGCCATTTTAGCTTCTTGGGAGATTTCAGGCTGGATTTGTTCtcagacccatttatttgtctggaTACCAGCCTTTTTATTTTTAGCCTAATAATCCGCAGTGTGGAATTTGCCTCTTTTTTTTGCCGCACAGTCTGGTCAAGAGCTGGAAAGCTCTCTCCCACTCACCAGAAAAAGGCAGTTTTTGTCACTTTGTCCCCtaccatttcttttttctccctctctcgaCTCAGTCAGGACCAGCCTGGTGTGTCTTTCCTCTTACTGCAGCCAGCACATGGCGAGACAACTAGGCAGAGATTGCGATCTGCTCTCTCCTCTCTTCAGATAATATGCAATACAATACGGGCACCCTTTATTACTTTTAGGGAGGCAAAACAGGGCCTGGGTAGAAAGGCAGCTTTATCAGTGAACGCTGTGTCTTCATTTCCTCTCCATTGAACTCTTTCCTATCAGCCGCAAGGCTGCCATCTCACTGATATTAGAACCCATAATCTCGGTATTAGCTGCATTTATTACTTAAAAGTGCTgagatctcctcctccccccacccccaccccgagaCTTTCATAAGTATTGTTTCGGTGGAAGGGGGTTGAGTATGGCTATGTTTCCTGTGGTTAAGGCTCAATTGAACTGGATTTCACCACCCACCGTATTTTTATAGATGAATAATTTGGAAACACTCTTGAAAGATTTTGAAGGGTGCAAATGGCGATTGGGACAGAGTGGCAGCAAATTCAAGAATGGCAGATATGTGGTTATTCAGAAtagtggaccccccccccccatacactaCCCATAGTTCACAACATTTATGGATCTTTCAGTGAGTTCCCTCACCCATGGCACTTGAAGAAAGGCCAACCCACAAGTCCCACCTTCTGCTTTTTTGCTTACCTCTGTTGAAAGAAGTTTCTGCCAGTCCGGCTTCAAGTAGTAGAGCACTCCTCTCCAAGCTCCGGGCAAAGTGGCACCCCGTATTAAAAGGATGAAGAGGATGATGTAAGGGAAGGTGGCTGTCACCCACACTACCTGTCCGGAGGAGAAATTAAGACAACAATGAAAAAGGAATCACCAGTAGCACGGACAAAACAGCACCCTATGAGTCCTTGATAACAGTCATCAACATCAAATAATATGTCCCGCTTCTTAGATGCCTGCTGAGAACTCTTGACTTTCAGAGAGCCAATCAGTCAATTATTGGTTGGTCTTTATTTCTTGGCTCTTTATGGGCTTGCTTCACCCACATAAGGACATTGCCCTTTGGACTGAAGCATCACAGGATGACTCACATGTGTGAAACCATGTGTGTCACAGACTCTTTATCCATTCAGCAAAAGAAGAGGCATTGCTTAGGAGTACTCTGCACCAGTTAACCAAGCAAGGAAGGAATTGATAGTAATTCTTGTCAGAACCCAGTCCTAGTCTAGAGCTTGGAAAACAACTTTGAGGGTCTAAAACTCCCTTTGTCAGCGTCACCTTTGTTTGCCAGTGGCTTCTACTCCAGGAGGGCGGCACCCTTGAGTTTTATTACAGACTTCAGGGTGCTGAGCATACTTTGGGGACAGGTTTCAGGACCTTGGACAACTAATATCAGAAGTGAAGAACAACCTAAAGAATTGGATATGTTTTAACTAGGACAAGAAAAAACTCAGAGGTGACGTGAAAGCtgtctttaaatatctaaaaggatgccatattgaagatggaacatgtctgttttctgctgcttcagggaCCAGAATgtaaatcagtacaagaaaagacatctaaacattaggattGACCTTTAACAGTGGAACAGACCCTGGGACAAGTGGGCATTTACCTTATGTCCCACCCTGAGACAGTCTGTCATTCTCAGATGTGCTGAATCATGTCCTTTTGACATTGATAAATTTCTTGTGAAGAAGGAGGAAATCCTCTACCAATGCAACCTAAAAGAACGGACATTTACAGGACAAGGGAAGGCATTGACACCCCACCAGCAAGGATTCTGTGCCCCACACCTTCAgtctccaaatttaaaatttcatTTGAGCCTTTGTAAATTGTATTTTGGCACCCAAAGAAAAGTAGCAACCATTGttgctaaatatttttttaagcCAAGATCGAGAAAGGCTGGAATTTCAGGTGATTTTGGAGCAGAAGCGAATGATAGGCAGAAAATGCTTGCATCATTAAAGCATCACCTTCTTAAAAATAGTACAGATTAATATGGTACCATAAGAACTTCAAAGCTTTTGCTGCGGCAGACCTGCATGGCCAATCTCCACTTCTTTCTAATTTCTAAAGAACATAATGGTTTCTGAAATGAGCACTATGCTTAAAACTCCCTTCTTTTGCTGCTGGCCCTTATCTTCACCTTTCCAGACGTTTTGACCCCTTTCCAGATGCTGAAATAGACGATGGTGAAGATGAAGAGCAAGCAGAGGGTGAGCTGCCAGCTGATGCCGCCTAGGTCGTCCAGCCCCTTAGCTCGATGCACCTGGAGAACATGCCGACTAAAagataaaagcaaacaaacatttCAAGGAGATTCTGGAAAAGAGGGCTCACATTCGCAGCAAGTTGAGTGTTTGCCCAGGATACAGggagaccaggttcaaatccatgatTTTGAGCATTTTAAACaggtaatatatatattatacaatttAACAAGTTCAAAAGAGTGGTCAAAGGAGATAAAACagcttaaaacaaattaaaatctacatgccaggttttttaaaatgattaaggTCCCAAAAGCTTTCAAGAACAACACTTTTTTCAGTTGACACCTGAACAACAGCAGTGTTGCCACCAATTGGGTTTCCGAGTGGAAGATATTCCTTAACCTGGGGTTCCATAACCAAGAAGGCTGCATATACTGTCATTACAACCAGAAGAGATAAACAGCCAAAGGTCCTTTAATTATATATAGGGACCTCAATGATGCCTTCCCTTCTCTTTTCGTTCTCAGTCCAGCCCTCATCCTGCTCCCTCTTTTCTGGCACAGCCGTCTCTCCACTTACATGCACTTACGTATAAAATTCTTCTGCTGGAGAGATGGAGCTGTCCGTCCAGGCGATGCTCCGGTTGGAGAAATAGTTGGTGCAGTTCTTGGTGTTCCAAGCGTTTGTGCAGCTGGTCCAAGGCAGCTCATCCGTGAAGGAGGAGATGAGGTAGTACAAGGCCCAGGCAATGATAGTGTTATAGTATGAAGCAATGTAGAAGGCAATGATGCAGATGGCATAGCCAATCCCTGCGGGAGGAAAAGCAAAGAACCTTAGAGATGGAATGGgccccaagagccatctagtccattcccattctgccatgcagagatACATAACTGAGTTACAAGCAAAGAACACCAAAGCCGCAACCCCGGCGACAAAACCTTGTGAACCATTCGGTCCCTCTTAAGAAATACCTTTGAAAATGGGGCAGATTTTCCTCCATATCGAAATGCAGCCATTCCGGTGATACTGTCCCAGCGCCAGCTCCATGTAGAAGAGTGGGATGCCTCCAAAAATGGCCATGATCGTGTACGGCAGGAGGAACGCCCCTGAGCCAAAAAGATCAACATTAATTATGGTTCCAAAGTAATAAACAGGAATGGAAAAATCAAGAGGAAAACAAGGAGAAAGTCCAAGGACCCATCGGTTGATTTCAAGTGCTTTCATACTGCCACGTGCCTCTGAGAAAATTAGCTAGAACAGGAATCACTGTCTCATCCAGAAACAATGTAAACCAAAATGATCTgacaatattttaaaaggtaagggttttcccttgacgttaagccttgtcatgtccgactctgggggttggtgctcatctccatttctaagccgaagagccagcgttgtctgtagacacctccaaggtcatgtggccggtatgactgcatggaccgccgttaccttcctgccggagcagtacctattaatctactcatatttgcatgttttcaaactgctaggttggcagaagctgaggccaaCAATGGgacctcaccccactccctggatttgaactgccaacttttcggtcagcaagctcagcagctcattggtttaacccgttgtgccatgGGGGCTTCACTAACAATCTTACTAGATGAAGTTTTTTGCAACCTTAATGAACGAGGGCCTTTGTGATGTTTGGTGCTGATGTGAGGTTCTGTCCAAatacatctggaaagccacactTAGCCAACCCTGGCTTTTAAGAGCAAAGGTAACTGTAAACCTCCAGATGTATCCACATTGCATGACTGTATCTCCCAACCATTAGCTATACTGACTTAGAGGCTACTGAGTATCTTGAGTCATTAGGACTTGAAATCCAACATCATCTGGAATCCTTAAGAGTAAGAAGCAATAATAACAGTCCTGGGGCATCTTTGAAACTGAGAATCTGACATTTTGAGCCTAAGTTTTCATGGAGTCATCCAACAAAGTGGCCTGGAATTCATGAAAACCCGTGCTATGTAATTTTTCAGTTAGTCTGAGGATTCGTTTGAATTTTTTAAGGATGAAATGATCTGGCATAGCCTATGAACTTGGGGAGCTAGAAGAGAGGTCTGCTCCTTTCCCCAATCCTTGTGCTGACTCTCACCTCCTCCATTTTGGTAACAGATGTAAGGGAAGCGCCAGACATTGCCCAGGTCCACGGCATATCCGATCACCGAGAGGAGAAAGTCCATTTTCTTGCTCCAGGTTTCCCGCTCACCCAACTCCAGCTGCTGCTGGCCATCCACCACGCACAAgatggaggtggtggtggtagtgttaGTGTTGGTGGTCAGGGTGGTCATGGCCACCGGGGTGACCGAAGGCGTCCCCTCATTGCCCCCGGCCACATTGAAAGAGCTTGGGCTCTGAGCCCCTGAAAATCCATTGGAGATGGGGCTGGCTGCCCCTTTGTCTGCCTGGCCAAAGGGCACTCTGTCTGTCTCTTCCGCCAGCGGCAATGCTGGCTTGGCATCCTTGCGTAGGAGTCCATTGCCTGCGCAGTCCCCCTCTTCAACGCAATTCGAGGGCTCCTTTGGAGATGTGAGAGGCTGTGTCTCATGGCTTGTTTTCTCCATCCCAGTGGCCATTAAATGGTGGTGGCAATGAAGATAGCCACAGTAGTGCTCCTGTCCATCGGCAAGCAGTCACCGGCTACAAAATCTTTGTCGGGATTCCTAGCCTCAGCAGCTTCAATTTCAGGTAAGATGATGCTTTACCTGCCAGATAAGgaagaaaaatacaaattttACAGGTTATATAGCAGCAGATATGTACTTTACAGAGAGTATGTCCAGAcatactctgttattattatatccatacTTCAGTCTCCTGGGAGTAAATTGCTTGGAATTCTGCATAGGCTTATGATTCCATAATCATAAGCCCATGCAGAATTCCAAGCATTTTACTCCCAGGAGACTGAAGTATggctataataataacagaaagacATTATGCCTTTGAAAAAAATTGGAGCTGGTGAAATCAAGTGGTTTGAGGATGGGTCAAGGAGACTAAGGTTTGAATTCATGTTGAGGGACTTGGAAAAATTGCTCTTCTTTTGGTCAGGAATTCCaagaaggattctgggagttgtagtccaaaaacacagACTGCAGGTGTGCTGCTGTTAATCCAGGTTTCAAGCTGGACCAGAGTCTAAACTGGATCTACTTACCTTAACTGGATCTGACTCGCGTCCAGCATTTTGTTTGACACAAGGCTATGTCAACAGAAAACACTCGTAAAAATGAAGTGAGAGATTCAGAAACTCTCACAAGAATATTCCTATCTTCCACTCTAGCTTGCAACACCTGCAGTTTCATAGTTTATTATTTTCAgattattttgattattaaaTGGTGGCATTACTAGACCAGTCTTTTCTTCCaccatttacaaatttagccacATAGCCATTCCGAATTGCCAGACTTCCCAAtcatttgaatccctgctcagctctggaaacccactgggtgactatgGGCAAATTAAACTCTGTCAGCCTCAAGAGGAAGGCAATAGGACACTTCCTCTGGATAAATCTTGGCTAGAAAACACCATGACTAGTTTACTTTATGGTCACTGAAAATGGGAAAAGCAAAGac
This genomic window from Anolis carolinensis isolate JA03-04 unplaced genomic scaffold, rAnoCar3.1.pri scaffold_7, whole genome shotgun sequence contains:
- the slc6a4 gene encoding sodium-dependent serotonin transporter, with the protein product MATGMEKTSHETQPLTSPKEPSNCVEEGDCAGNGLLRKDAKPALPLAEETDRVPFGQADKGAASPISNGFSGAQSPSSFNVAGGNEGTPSVTPVAMTTLTTNTNTTTTTSILCVVDGQQQLELGERETWSKKMDFLLSVIGYAVDLGNVWRFPYICYQNGGGAFLLPYTIMAIFGGIPLFYMELALGQYHRNGCISIWRKICPIFKGIGYAICIIAFYIASYYNTIIAWALYYLISSFTDELPWTSCTNAWNTKNCTNYFSNRSIAWTDSSISPAEEFYTRHVLQVHRAKGLDDLGGISWQLTLCLLFIFTIVYFSIWKGVKTSGKVVWVTATFPYIILFILLIRGATLPGAWRGVLYYLKPDWQKLLSTEVWVDAAAQIFFSLGPGFGVLLAFASYNKFHNNCYQDALVTSAVNCMTSFISGFVIFTVLGYMAEMRNEEVSEVAKDTGPSLLFITYAEAIANMPASTFFAIIFFLMLITLGLDSTFAGLEGVITAVLDEFPHVWSKRREIFALGFIVICFMGALSTLTFGGAYVVKLFEEYATGPALIAVVFLESIAVSWFYGVAQFSRDVKEMLGFSPGWYWRICWVAISPIFLLFIICSFMSSVPELRLFDYTYPYWTMVLGYCIGTSSFICIPAYMVYRLATTPGTLKERILKSITPETGTEIPFGDIRMNAV